CTCTTGATCTTTCCTTGACGTCACCTGTGACCAGTTTAtcacaaagaaaataataaacgTGAGACTCCACATTTAAGGTTCATCTCCTTTATCTACATGTCGAGCCAATTCTGCCAGCACCGCACTTTTTGGCTTGCCAAAATATTTGCAAAGCCATTAATTAGTATGAATGAGGTCAACGAAGTCTAGATTTACACTAACCTCTTGCAGAAAGTCAGCCACGCCTTTCCTGTCAGGACATTTAAAGCCCATGGATTCAAAAAACTCGAGAACGTTTTCACGGGGTCCCTGGTACACAATGTAGCCATCTGAGAGGAGAATGATATCATCGAAAAGATTGTATGTCTCTGGTGCAGGCTGCAGTAGAGAAATGACTGCTGTTCCATCGAGAATATGAACATATTGCTTGAGCGAATTCACAATTTGGAAAGTTGTAGAGCTGTCCAATCCTGTAGATATTTCGTCCATAAACAATGCCTTTGCTGGTCCGACCATCATTTCCCCTGTAATTTGGGTTACATAGATTATCAGATAGGAAACTCGTATCAGGAAAGGTGAGTTTATTTTCCATGTAACTCGTGTACCTGTTGTGACACGCTTTCTTTGTCCTCCAGAAATACCCCTCAACATTTCATCTCCAACCATGGTATCAGCACACACTTCTAAACCCAAAACCTGTAAGTTCAGGGagaagcaaattaaaaaaaaaaacttaaggaTATGATGCAAATGCTTCCAAAATCCTAATGGTCATCCACGTGCAGAACTCTAttggaaataagaaaattacCTTCAATATATAATCTGTCACCACATCAGCCTCTTGGCCTTCAGTTGTTGCTGCCTAATATATCAGAAGCCAATAAACAGAAGAAAGCCATCATCACAAACTGTAAAACTAtatcatgtttaaaaaataccaaGATTAATGACTCTATTCAATCCAACTGTGACCGTAATTTTTGCTCATACTATGAATCATGCTAAAGATTATAGTTGCAACCATTGTTAGTCTTAATAGTACTGGAATCTTAATTTTCTTGTGAGGTCCAGAACAAGTTAAAAACTAGTTAATAAAAATCCCTCACACTAAGTTAAATGATAGAGACCTCCCAATGATGATAATTACTGGCCAATAATTTCTGTCTCACCTTCATGTAGATATCAACATCTTGATCAGGTTTGATATTTGcctctttttctcttctagACAACTCTGCTAGCATATCTGCAcgttttaaaaatattagtcATTCTTTCGATTACAGATTACTCCTTGGAAAagttcaattgaaggaaaggagAAAATGGCCAGAGTGATGCCAAAAAGTAATAATCTAACCATAGCGTGACCCGATCCCTTGGCACCTTGCTGAGAAGGCCAAGGTTTCCCTTACAGTCATTTCTCCAATATGGAGATCATATTGACTGATATAGGCTGCAGTTCTTTGAGGCACAAACTCATTCATGTCATGGCCATTATAAGTTACCCTCCCAGAGAACTGAAATTAGAAGTTACAGTTTCCGAATTAGATATGAtattaaaaatcaaaaatagagtataatagatttaattattattattatgttattagatgatattaatttttaacaaagaataaatttttgaatctatatttttcaaatattggttagaataaaatgataatagttaatgaataatagagaaaagaaaggatTGTAACTgaaatgaatttatattcacCTTCAGATCTGGGTCAAGCTTTCCAGCCAAAGCCAATAACAGTGTTGTCTTCCCAGAACTTGGAGGGCCCAATAGCAAAGTCATTCTGTCAAATAGATAGGCACAACATGAAACGTGGGTTCCCAGAAGTTCATTCCAAATATCGGAATCTCATGATTATAGATAAGCCTGTTATCTCACCTCTTTGGCTTGATCACTCCACTGGCATCTTTAAGGATAGACAAGTGTTTCTTCTTATTTGGTAGAATATGGGCAAAACTCAACAACCCCTGCGATGTGTAAATTCGAGAACGACTTAACAAAACACTCATAAAGAACAAAACTTTTTTAACTAAACTTATGGTGTATATGATGCAGATATATAGTTACCTCTACGATACCGACACAGAAGTTAAAGCATGAAGGCAAAGCTCTGCTTCCTACAAAAACTTCTGCATCGATATTAACGTGCTCAAATCGGACTTCGATTGCTGGAAGATCGATCCCAACTCTGAGAAAATTCCAAGAAACGAAGAAATTCTTTTAAATGATATGCGAAAAAATAAGAACATATATTCAAGGAAAGGAAAATAAGTACATATATTCAAGGAAAGGAAACAAGTTAACTCCAGTTCTCTCCCAAGAAAACTtgggaaaaagaataaaacgTCAATTGGCTGAGCTCTTACCTATCTATCCGATTCCTGACCTTCAACAAAAACCTTTCATTATCCTCTTCGGCCAATTTTATCAACCTCTCGAGcaatttcttcctttcttcaaaTCCAAAATTCTGTATATTAACTTCACTGGCCTCACCTTTCGAAGTAGTTAGTATACCTTTTCTTAGGCGATCAAACGTTGGAAGTTTTTCGAGGGCAGCCCATTTAAGAGCTTCTTCGTCGTCTTCTTCTCGTGAAGACTTCGAGAAAACATCCATAGCATTATTCCTCCATCCCGACGAATTGCGTAATCGTAAACTACCTCGTAAACTAGCAGTGGCCTTGTAGATATCAGTGGAGGCATCCATTATTAGACCCCCAACAAAAGATTAATGCTGTGCCAAAACCcagaaatatttgtatttttttcagaaatttACTATATGTACGATTTGCAATCCTTGTGGACAGAAGTACCAAAGAACGATGCTGCAACAACTGCAAAAACCCGCCAAAACCCAACGTGTTGTGTCTTTCTGTAGGGTTGGTTCAGCTTTATGTTCTCGTTCTAGCAATGTCGAAAATGAGAAAAGATCATCACACCTATATAGGAGTAGGGGTGGAAGGGAGAGAATCAGAGAACGGTCAAGAAAAGTTGACAACGGTCTATTTTGATGAACCGGTTAAGCGCACCGTTTCGTCCTATGCCGCCTTCGTCGGTTCCGCCATTGCTCTTTGTAATGTCACCGCGGTCACGTGACAGCAAATAgagttttctttatattaaCGCTGATGTGGCGGGTGCCACGTCATTTTAACCCCCCACAACTGCTCGTACACGACTGCAGCAGAATTAGAAAAgtaattaattttgtttatttatttatatatatatacatatatattgtcAGTCTCTATACATATTCCATCCACCAAACTGTTGAAAAGTAATTAGAGCATGGATTGACAAATGCGGTGactataatataaaatagtaaatacaTCTGATTCTAGAAGAAATATAAACAAATtgcttaataatatttatttaatatccAATAAATTAACTGTAACCACATTTTTCCAATGCGTCCGTATATTGTCTAAATTTTATtacctaaaattatttttacgtattttttatatattttataaatttaattaatcaaattaattattaatatcaaagataataatatataattaatcatatcagataaatatataaagaatatataaaagttaatatatataaaattttaatatatgatatttacagtcatagtTATGTAAGCATCGCGtagtctctttaaaaaaaatgaattaatacagaatccacataaaaaaaaaattaactttttaatcgtggttctcactctttttcaaaacgattgcgcgatatttacacactctacgattgtatgtaatattactctaaAATTTTTTGTATTCAATTAATCAACCATGCATCCCCTCCCCTCTCCTGTGCTCTTTCTATTAGCagtattatttgaaaatttttacattacacatcatataaataatataatttgatttataaaatttaaaatctatcttttaaattaaattatgtaatgTAAATTATGGctgtaaaaatttttaaatagaattattcaatataatttataaattttataatattaaaatattgttagtaaaTAATGCATTTCCAATTTTatcagattattattatttttgtttaatttaatttttcgattgaaaaaattcaaacttttgaaaaaCTGAAAATAGTTCAAGCTTGGGTGCCGAGATTAAAATAGTTTAAACTTTTGGTTCGGTCGTTGGTGCGGTCGGGAAGTGGAATTGCCGAAAAACATGATTTTGACTATTGACGCAAATGTGGGAAATCATGTCTTGTCTAGGGCCGGCGGCGTCTTGAGTTCCAGTCAAACGACCGAGCAGCCAATGACGAACAACGTTTcaacctttttttaattttattttttgttccatttaatttattttccgaATCAGTTTTCacaaacaagaataatattagataatttttaaaaaataagataaggcGCTTATATgacaaaaaatacttttttttttttaaatatctaattatttatctttttttaagggaaaaacaaaaaacgcACGTTCTCGATTTCGAGTCATAAACAAAAAGTAATATGGTCTGACTTTGACATAAACCCAAAATGTACGTATTTGAAAAGAATCAAGCGTTTCAATGGGGAGAAAAACAATACTGCTGAAATTTTCCTTGAATCATATCGGCAGTATTCATAAAAGCAAAAGACAAAAGAGAGATCAATGATGGCATCCAGCAGTGACGAAATGCGCAAATGGCTGGTGTCGATAATAAGATAATTtccatttatcttattttaatattttttttaaatttaaatctttaatatttttatctcattattagttaattattataatttttttaaatttaaaaaaaatatataaaaataattcaatttttttaaattttaaaacaagaataatattaaaaaattatattataataatattttaattttataatattttatttaactttttctcttttatttttcaaaatttcataaacaatttaactcaaattattatattactattgaaaaataaactcattaatctcaatttttaaaaatggaaattacattaatttagtACTtgcaatttttaaaagaatgctgaaaaaaaaaaaaaaaaaggaaaggagatATAGAGAGACACGGTTGTTAATTGTCTGATGGGCTTCCAGAtggagaaaataataataataataataataaaaatagtagtTCAATTAACGTGGTCAAGATGTTCATGCTAATTTCAGCATCCCGTGAGGTAGGAGTCACGAAAATATCCACGTTGGGGGGGCCGGGAGGGGCCGTGCGTTGTCAAACTCTCTACGAAAGAACTTTCCTCCTGACCTCTAGGATCTGAGAATCTGCACCAACTTCTTGGACTATCGTGCTTCTGGAAGGACGGACCGAcggtattattatattaataataaaattatcaacgTTAATAATGTGATCTACCTCTGTAGATTAAttcaatttataattattttggagtaggtggCTTATAAACATTGGGGGTGGGGGGTATGGATATGGATGCTGATTACACTCGTTTACATCATGTTTGTAGTCCACAAGATATCCTCTTGGCAATAAGAGAAGTAGTACGGTCTATTCCAAAGGGCCACTTCATCAATGCCAGTGAATACTAATTGGGACGAAATTagatttttatgagatttatttatttaaaatttatatctaacattaatatttgtatatatactgGACGGTCCAGAATCTTTATGCTTTTGATATAGTAAACTTCTTTCCATATCTTGTCAACCatacaataatataaaagaaattaaaatatgttattAATGATATAGTAATGTTAGGATACAGTTTTAAAGTGTGTATAAAATTCTACACgcttctattaaaaaaaataatgtttattattaaagaaatatttttttatgtagatctcacatttatctatttttttcaaatagaggATATGAGACTTACTCATcacataactatatatattatttctattaataatttctataattagatatattattttattttaagtttaaaaatcaatagatgattaaaaaaaatagattatcataTCAGCTGACTTTTTTTTATAGAGCCCTTCTaacttctactcattatccctATTATACCatatttaatgtaaaataaatgcAAATTTCTAAACATAAACCCATATACCACAcaccatctatttttttttatttttttattttatcaaatatttggtatatgaataataaataggaaaattgaattagtttaaaaagaataaatctaaaaaaaattaaaaaaattttaaaaaatgaaagaagtgAGTTGTGTGGTGTATGGGGCTTATAAgtagaaattttcaaaataaatatgatgtacTAATCAATATGTAAAACACTTTTTGGACCAAGTTTTTCTGttactacaagaaaaaacaataaaaatagacttattttgacaataaataatcattttgacaTGAAATAATTGATATAACTAAACAGTTTTTTGTAGTGTGTAGACATAACAAACAACATCATCAATACAAGAACATAATTAAAGCTTGTTGGTTCCTAACCCGCCTTCAAGTTCAAGACATAGATTTCCTCCGCCTGGGAGGAGTCCGACCTCTCATCAACTTGGTTTTCATGTCCAATGGTGTTTCCCGCCCTAAACTCTCCTCCACTTCAACTTGTTCGAGTTTTTCGATTACATTAACACTCTTGAGTGAAGGCATTCCAAAtttcttccaattgaaaaaCCCCTTCTTCTCTGTAAGCCTCTCAATTTGAGCTTGCATGGACTTGCATTGGCTTTGAAGCCAAAATACATCCTCCTTCAACTTCCTTATCTCCATTTGTTGAGTTGTCATTTCACGCTTTGAGTAGCACCGAGCCGAAGGTTCAAACCCTGGGTTCGGGCTCCAGGTGCTAGTACTGAAGGAGCCACTCCAATCAATATAGCGATTGAGCTTGTTTTGCTCAGAGAAGAGTACTTGGATAACAGCTCGGACGGGCAAACGTTCGTTTTGGGCAGCATGGAGAGATGCTTCTGGTGACAATTTTCGACTATCAATTAGTCTGCAAAgactctttctttcttcctttgatGTCGCGGGATGTGCCTGCCAGAAAACGggccatgcatgcaccatgcaatttAGGATTCCACAATGCATATATAGGCATGCATGGAAGCGATGAAGTAACAATGGATGAATAAGAATAACACAAAATGAGTATTTACATTTGTATGCAAAtcaattatataactatatgcAGATCACAAACTATATATTACTAATTCGTGGGCACAAAAACattctaattatataatttattcttgTCTTTTCCCAAAATATTGATTTGTGTAAAGATAAGTGCTATACACATAAAGAAATTACAataaagtaaatctacaaaGTGGCATAGCttcatgtgataatttattatatatactttatgataaaaaagaattttacaatttgacatattatatcaagcaatatgattttatgaatttacttttatataacatatttatgactaaaatatttctgtTATCTAAATGAAGAATAAGGCACCCACACCTTACATGACCAGCTTTTACATTCTGATCTATGAGATCATGAAGACAAtgtaaagagttttgctacatacaagcaaaattgtgtactaatctgtataacAATATTGattcctttatatttaaaatttaaattagtatttttttaataaaatatactttttgaccaatcaaattaaattagtgcacatattagtacataGTTAtgcttataactagatttttttccaATCCAAAAGccaaatttagaaaaatctaggcTACTTTAATCACTAATAGACAAGGGCATTGATGTCAATTAAATTTCTGCATGCCCTGCAAGCTGCTAGAACCCGGCCACCTAACCAATCCTTCAGGCATCCTCAGATGAAGAATCTCGTGCTGGTGACAACACAAGAACTAACCCCTtgggacattttttttttccttccgaGGGGAGGAAAAAAACACTCAAAACTTTAATAAATCCCAGATGAGGTTcttgtattctttttttaacctttttttttttgtataaatatttctTACTACGTATCTTTTCTACTTCTGGATTAGAACTTGTCATTTACTTATTACTGAAGCATCATTAGAGAATCATACTAGCTGGATTAGGCAATACTCTTATAAATGAAATCGTTTCGCCCAAGTAAAGCATAAATTGTTCATTTCTGAACCCAAAAAGAGTAATCTGAAACTAAATTAACGAGAAAATTATATACTTGATCATCTACCAGCAGAGGGatattcttacaaaaaaaaactgaaaatcaGAATGATTAATCATAAAATGCAACCTACTTTGAGATAAGTATCAATGGCTCGGTATAACCCATCATCTGAGGCACGAGCATGGCCAGGGAGAGCTCCTGCTAGCGCAACCAACTCCGACAAGCTCATATTTGAATCAAGGGCAGCCTCAGCGAGATAACAATCCACGAGCTTTGCTACCTTAATCAAAGAAGCCCCCGTCTTAGCAGTTTCATCCAAATTCACAAACCTCTTCACCAGCCGAATAACGAGCTCCACATCCAGCAAAGTCCCACAAGTATGGCTGAACGATGGTATCATTAGCTCTTTCAGTGAAGCATGGTCAAGCTGCCATGAAATCCGTCTCTCAAGCTCGGCTATATACGTGGGCTCGACCCCAACCATATTGGCTGTCCGGAGAAGGCAAAGAAGGAAGTTGCATGGGATGGAGTCCTTTTCAGGAGGGAGAACTCCTACTATGGTTTCCACGAAGAACCTTTTCTTCATCCATGAGGCCGTGACGCTTCCCGGAGATTCTTCCAAGTAATTTGTTTGGCCCTTTTGAGTGACGTCCCCGCAGGAGAGGTCTGGTAGCCACTTGGAGGCGTAGTGGGTGATTATGGAACCGATGAGGTCATGCCGGACACCCTTGGCCTTGATGCCGGAGAGGGTTTTGACAAAGTAGTCCATGTCAAGGATACATGCATCGTCGAACCAGCATTCAGCCGCGAACTGAGATGGTTTGGCAGGGGAAGTGACAGTTTCCGGCAAGGATAGCTTCTCCATTCTTGGTGCAAAACTTGTGGCCGGTGGCTTTTTGCGGGAGTTCGTGTTAGATAGACGACCTGCTGGGTAAACACAGGATAAGAGTATATTTCGTATCTTCATTACGCGGGCTTACAGACGTATGGGAAAAAGGAAAACATGTCATTTTTGTTCTCAGTGACCGTTTGGAACCGAAGAATCTAggacaaatatattaaatagaaaaatgtccCATCCCCTGACATTCAGTACAAGATTAACCTATTATACAGCCCAACACAGAAAGGGACCTAACAACTCTATCTCTAGATTTTTTCCCAAGGGCCAAGATACCTTACGAGAGGATCGTTTTAGATTACCACATTTTGCATTCAtgttatattcttttttattttctatttcagGACCATGAAAGTGTTATAAGAGCAATTTACATTGGTTCCCAGTTTTTGCAAAGTGTTGTTTCTGGCAGTGAATTAAGTTGTTATAGCTCTTGATTTTACAAGTTTCTATGCTGAGGAAGGTGCGGTCAAGTATTGTATACCTTAACATTAATATTGGGATCATAGTTATATCTAATCGTATGGTGTTTTGTAATGAATATAAGTACCTAGATCAGTTGATAGAGGGATCATAGTTGGTCATTCAGGGAGGTTAAGGTAAGTCCTTCATCCTAATCCTAACTGGAAGGGCTGGGTAAATATGCACATGTTTAATATATGATACTGACGCATGCGAATTAGGATTGCATTGAGGTTGGATTTTGAGTTTTGTTCCTGATTGGATATaggaagcagcagcagcagcatagTTGCTCTGGTGGTGGTAGCCATGTAGGTAGCCTCCAGTCTGGTAAGGTATGCACCACTTCCACAGGGTGCTCTTCTAACTCTTCTGTTAACTCTTCTGTACAAGCCTATTAAGctaatatgtaattttcataGTTTCCTGGACATATACTCAAGTAGCTTTGTTTTATGTGGTATCCACCATTGATTTAATCAATACCTTGAAGTTTTTCTCATGCCGTTATATATTAGGGATCTGGGACCAGCCACACAAAAGTTTACTTCGTTCTTACCTTTAGATGGAATATGGTAGGGACCATCGTTCtgttttttaatgttttcatGTTTTGTACAATAgcaattaatatatacatatatatatatagatatatacacaTTAGTGAATCTATGTATTCATATTCTGACTCCTTTATTGTAATAATCATGATTAACTCAATGTTTTCATTCAGTAAAACCTACATTGTTTGGGTGGAGGCTTGTTGTATTGGAAACTCTTGCCTTAAGCAGACAAAACTTCAGTGCACTGATTGATAGTGGAACAACGTTTACATTTCTTCCAGAGGAAGTCTATGAAAAAATAAACGAAGGAGGTGGTTATGCATGTAAGTATGCAACTGTgtcgttttatttatttatgcaaCATCCCACAACACAAATTTTCCTCGTTTTGTCTTCATGTAAAAGGAAAATCTTTCTAATGCAGAGAACTTCATGACGGGGTACCGGATAATATTTGATGGGGAAAGTTTGAAGTCAGTTTGATCACGCTCAAAACTTGTCTTTCGATATATTTTAAGACTGCTCCATCCTTTCCAAGTTGAATGTCGCTTGTGAGTGGATGCCCTTATCCAATGTGTTGAAACCAGGAAATGAAACTGCAACTCTGCCGTGTTGCTTTGTCTCTGTTGATGAGAACTAACCCAATTTGCATGATGGTATAGAATGCCCCTTGCTTCTCCAAGTGGCATGCCATCGAATCCATTGCCAACAAATGAGCAGCAGAGCACCCCCGGTGGGCATGCAGTTGCTCCTGCTGTTGCCGGAAGAGCTCCCTCCAAACCAGTCGGCTCATTGTCTCTAGGTTCTGTTTGCTAAGATTGTTGTTCGAGCTGATTCATCATGTTTCTAATTATTTCCTGAGCATACATGGCGTATTGCACCATATTTAATTCACCCTGTTTCTTTGGTGTTGAGCCcactttttattttagaataagaATTGTTTGTACCAATTATTTGTAGAAAAATGCTAGGCTTACCGAGATATGGGTTtcgataaattttttattttattttatttttacctagTGATTAatgaagtgtttttttaatgatgttgtgttttttttaaatatttaagaatataaaaaatgaataaaaaaattaaaaaatttgttcTTCTCGGGACTGAGCTCATGCTCATGTAGCACTGCTGGAACATAGATGACGAAAATTCtcatatttttgaaagtttTCGATGTGTCATGAACGTTTccctctttttaattttataatttaaatctcaGAACTGGCATCTCAAACTCTCCAATTAGTTCTTTCCAcaagtaatttattttctaggACTTgaaattgttgggaatttgtacctccaaattcaccccccctaggatctaccatttgcaggaataacaagaaaaatagagaaataataacaacacaagaaattaacgtggaaactccaaaacaggagaaaaaaccactagacccagagaagaaaattcactatgtgaaaaattgttacaatcacacaatttttcttctcaccaCACCTAtaaagctaccccactagtaaaactttaactttacacctctttcctttttacaaaaagttaatagagaaatttaactaaagtcaaaaattactagataagctttcaactgatgcacttaaactaagagacTAAGCTCCTTATTTATAATCTTAAAAACCTGCCCTTTCCTTTAACGCAACCGATGTGGGATTAATAAAGGAGCACAATTCAACAGAAATCACCTTGAACTTCGTAATTTGTTTGTTAAAGGCTTCATGTGTGTCTGAGCTAGAAAGCCGTATCCAAGAAACGTTTTCCTTGATATTCTGTGGTTCACATGTTGAATATGTGTTAAAGGCTTGTGTCTTTGTGTGGTTCACATGTTGATACTGTTGTGCTCTTCTTCGTCACGAGTCTCCACCATTAATCCTtatattttccttaattttaaagaaaatacattacAACAGAATTAATTTTTGTCgccaaatatttatatatatatatatatatatatatatatatttatacaacaaaaataacttTTTGGCTACACAAAACTTGTATCAATATCTTTTGGATTCATAAGTTACGAGCTTCcccgtttgttttcacaaaattttttaacttatttaatcattat
This genomic interval from Carya illinoinensis cultivar Pawnee chromosome 2, C.illinoinensisPawnee_v1, whole genome shotgun sequence contains the following:
- the LOC122301092 gene encoding root phototropism protein 3-like, with the translated sequence MKIRNILLSCVYPAGRLSNTNSRKKPPATSFAPRMEKLSLPETVTSPAKPSQFAAECWFDDACILDMDYFVKTLSGIKAKGVRHDLIGSIITHYASKWLPDLSCGDVTQKGQTNYLEESPGSVTASWMKKRFFVETIVGVLPPEKDSIPCNFLLCLLRTANMVGVEPTYIAELERRISWQLDHASLKELMIPSFSHTCGTLLDVELVIRLVKRFVNLDETAKTGASLIKVAKLVDCYLAEAALDSNMSLSELVALAGALPGHARASDDGLYRAIDTYLKAHPATSKEERKSLCRLIDSRKLSPEASLHAAQNERLPVRAVIQVLFSEQNKLNRYIDWSGSFSTSTWSPNPGFEPSARCYSKREMTTQQMEIRKLKEDVFWLQSQCKSMQAQIERLTEKKGFFNWKKFGMPSLKSVNVIEKLEQVEVEESLGRETPLDMKTKLMRGRTPPRRRKSMS